The Panicum virgatum strain AP13 chromosome 6K, P.virgatum_v5, whole genome shotgun sequence nucleotide sequence GAccaacaacaaaaataattaagtgAAAGCTGTACATTAGCAATATGACTTGTGATTTGGGATTCTGCGCGAGGGCATCTTAAATTGAAAATTTTTGTCAACAATTTGTTTAGTTGTCAGAATTTTAATATAttgagaaaacttttgataacGGCAATTCTTGAATGAAGAGTTCTATTTGGATATATCATGATTTGGAAAATTCAGTCTATGTATGCTGTCAGGTATTCTGTTCAAAGTTATATGTTAAAAGTAATAAAAGATATTTTGTAATCTTTGAAGGCTTCTTCGGTTTGGAGGGGATTAGAGGGGGTTGGGAGGGATTAAATCCGCAACAAGTCAAAATCCCACTCAATCCCTTCCAATCCCTCACAATCCCCTTGTGGAGGGGATTAACCGAACAAGCCCTGAGTGGAGAGTTCTATGTAGCCACATTAATTCAATGTTTATATCTTTTCAACTATTCTGCTACCTGGACTGGGAGAAAGTTTTGATATTTATGATTGTTTGTTGGAGTGTACGTCGCCACTACTTGAAGTGAAAATGTAATCTTTGTATTTGTCAATTAGTCTAGCTCTTCAGTtgatagttttttttcttctaagaTCTGATTCTTTTCTTTGCAGGAGAGGTTAAGCCTGTGGCAAGAGAAGTTAGATCGATTTGAGGATTGGGACAAGGGTACTGTACTGCACTTTTCATGTGTATTCATAGTTTATTCATAGATATGCAATGCTGGTACCTAGTTACTACCTGAACTCAATTGCAGCGCCACTTCGCCCTACTACTACACTGAATACACAAGCAGCAGCAAGGTTCATTGGACACTCACTTTCCCATCTGACATCTGGTACGTATTTGAATATTAAATTTATGTGCATTTTTCGGTTATTATGCTTGGATCTGAgagttttgttgttgttgttgctgtttcAGATCAGAAGAGAAGCATGCAGGCAATCAGTAGAGGAGAAAGAAGGGGCTGGTCTGGGCAGAAGAGAAAGCCTGAGCCTTTCCCTGAAAAGAAGTCTGTTCGTGCTGCTGCGGAAGAGTTCCTTGCAAAGGCTGCTCAGGAACTTATTGGGAATAGTGATAACAGGGTGAAGGGTCCTGTTATACTCATTTCTGATGAAGATGAGGACTAGATCAGTATGTTAGTTTTGTTAAGATATCAAGAATTTATTGCTGCTTCTGTAGATTTGTTGTTACTGCATGAGTAATGCTACACCTACAAAATATTAGAAGTAATACTCACATGCTGATTTGTACAACATTGTAAAATACATCTGACATAAGGGTATAGATGACCACAAAATCACAGTTCATGGAATTTCTCTACATAATATAGTTCACAGTTCTCCATCCTTGCATGTATGATCCTTGTAGAGGTTAGCCATCCTTGTGAGAATATCTGAAATTACCTAACTCAAATATCTTCAGGTCTCGTTTTAGATATATTTTTTACTTGTACTCTGCTAATGATATTTTCAGAAGAATGTAATTTAGGTATCCCGGTACCTGTATCTGAATTTATAAATGTTAAATGCATGTTTGTCGCTCTAACACCCTCCAATCAACTTTTAGCTTCACAATCATTCTTTGCTGACATGTATAGTGAAACACATGTATAAACAGTTGCCTAGTTGTCACTGCTAGGGTCTGGATAGTTAAATAGGGAATACAGATGTCATGTTAGGTCTAACATTTATGATTAATGAGTATGGCGATTATATGAAAGCTATAAATCATATTAATTGTGCAGATAATGTCAGTTTTACAAGTGAGGGCACATTTTTGCATGGCACGTTTTTGCATGTCTTAGTATTGTGTTGCTAGTAGTACAACTGTACAAGAGCTTGGTACACATATAATAAGTTTATTGCAATTTGTTTACCTGTCATTGGATTGTTATATCTACACAAGGGACCATGCATCTGCTTTGGATAGCCAATTATTCCTTGTGTTCAATGCCTGATGAACAGTTTCTGTACATTCAAGTGCATCTCAGTTCCATAAATTTTTAACGTCATCAAAGTGCACATGACATGTGAGAATTAGTTAGGCTTGATAGTAAATTATTTAAGGCCTTGTTTGTTTCAGCCTGGGATTGCGGATTGTAGCTTTAAGAATCACAAGATGAAAGAAAAGGTTAATAATCTGCACCTTTCCACTGAAACAAGGAAGCCTTTGTAATGGTTGATTgatataatttttcttgtcgcCAAGTGTATAATCATACATGgcattttttattattattaaatgGATAGGACCATGTATTGGAATGGTGGTTTTATggacaaaatattttttcatgCTATTGAAAATGCACAATTTGAGATTGAATGCAGCAGGGCACGTTTTTGGGAGAGTTGTTTATGCTGTGGTACAAATGTGTGTTCATATCCTGTGTTGGATGAACAAAGTCTTCTTCTAACTTAACATAATAACTATACTCTGCTTGCCCCTACATCAATTGTTCTTGTACCGCAACCATACTGGAGTTCTACAAAATTCTCTTCTACATGATGAAAGTCTATTTTTTTGTTAGGCATGTACTGTAGCCTGTGTTCGGTTGTGGTCTCTTCAGGTCTCTTGACTATTTGTTCTGTTTCCATGCAGGAAAAATGAATATTAACCAGGTGACATGGATGTGCCTGAttcatcagctatgcaaagcAAGGTAGAAGTTCTGGATGATGAAGATAACCCTAGAGTGCTGTTTTGTTGTACATGGAACATGCAATGGAGCAAAGGCTTGCTTCCTCTGTTTTGGGAGCAATCGACCTCAAATCTTGTATCTGAGTTCCTGTCTGGAAAGAATATTTTGACTATCTATTTGTTAGAGGAGTTGGAGTAATTATATGGTTTGTGCTCTgcaggcctgcagcaccccTAATAATGAGTATTGTCATATATTTGAATGTCATTTACAATCTGTGGAAGATTTGTGACCTCCAGCAATTTTGGGGTACTCAGCCTGTGTAAGACATAATCAATGTATTCATACTGATGGATGAACATCTTTTGCAGACTTTTCATGTGGCAATTGAGAACTGGTGTGCCTGCATAGAATGTGTGGGATACAAATCACTTAACATTTTTTGCATTTCTCGGAAGTTTATACCGGTGGTAAGTTGCAGAAGTTTTTGATTTTCTGTGCTATAATGCATTTCTGGGAAGTTTAATGCATGCGAAGCTGTTGAAACTACTTTGGGTTTCAAGTTCATGACTTCGATACCCCCCTTCTCCCCACTGAGACCATGGCCAGAGTCTAAATACATGACTTGGTAATTAAGTTGGCGGTGTTCATAAACATCGTTTGCAATCCGTAAGTGAAAGGCGCACTAGCGCTCTAATGAAGTGAAGCAAAGATAGCCATCGGATGGCGGATGAACGGGCGTAGTGAAGTTGCTGAAATGTTCCCCACGTCACCAActtgtcctccactcctccCGCCGCTAGTTATCTAACGAAACTGAATATGGACACCTTGCCTCAAGGATGAAATGAAGGGAAAACCTTACAATGAAGGGAAAACCTTACAATGAATGAAGCATCCTTCCATATGGCTTCAAATTCTGGTAATAACATAATGAATCAACCATTGCACAATAGGCTCATTATTCCTGGGTATCATTCTTCCTTGCAAAATTGCTGCTGGAGCTACTTTAATTGTTCCTTTGTCATCTATTAGAGGTAACTAGCAGGTACCCCCGTGCTTCGCACGGGGCACCAAGCTGGAAATATAGCGCATTATATGATTATAGATGGAAGCAATGAAAGAATACATAAAAAATAACTGGATTCTATA carries:
- the LOC120711987 gene encoding nuclear nucleic acid-binding protein C1D-like, with translation MAATSADAASAVPPSVVSAAEDTLAAAESVGDHLSQLLAAAEDPDAVAELPPLLRARAFLAVAQAATSLLAVRLRCSGIDPDEHPIRKEFERLSLWQEKLDRFEDWDKAPLRPTTTLNTQAAARFIGHSLSHLTSDQKRSMQAISRGERRGWSGQKRKPEPFPEKKSVRAAAEEFLAKAAQELIGNSDNRVKGPVILISDEDED